Proteins encoded in a region of the Rutidosis leptorrhynchoides isolate AG116_Rl617_1_P2 chromosome 9, CSIRO_AGI_Rlap_v1, whole genome shotgun sequence genome:
- the LOC139866838 gene encoding mitogen-activated protein kinase kinase kinase 20-like → MDLEFNNKKRGLLSNNNYEQITKRRNQLQQKDVYDDEDDDVSKYGDGMVWSRGCLIGKGCFGSVFIANLKKPKSKYTSYPPIMAVKSAEVSVSSSIQKEKEVLNNIRGCRNVITCFGEEITNGVNGLMVYNLLLEYGSGGTLSDLIRRQSSLPELDVKRHTRSILIGLRHIHNCGYVHCDLKPENILLVGNSGYDGNKFTAKIGDLGLAKRVKQSKKSKMTSPFCRGTQMYFSPEVVIDGVQEAPSDIWAIGCIVLEMLTGKPPWDSNGDDVLTKISQSNESPFVPETVSNEGRSFLKGCFSRKAMYRWTAEMLLAHPFLEGIGDDDIIDDQNVKEPSDVIDINAITSSIMSENDDDDEISLSSFSDGLIYSSENGLDSWYQEDVDGIEHDVSSCFSVEEISSAAPLNEVHQYPISFTISSGV, encoded by the coding sequence ATGGATTTGGAATTCAACAACAAGAAGAGGGGTTTGTTAAGTAACAACAATTATGAGCAAATTACAAAACGAAGAAACCAATTACAACAAAAAGATGtctatgatgatgaagatgatgacgtgAGCAAGTATGGAGATGGAATGGTGTGGTCTAGAGGTTGTTTAATTGGTAAAGGATGTTTTGGGTCAGTTTTTATTGcaaatttaaaaaaacccaaatcaAAATACACTTCATATCCACCAATTATGGCTGTTAAATCTGCTGAAGTCTCTGTTTCTTCTTCAATTCAAAAAGAAAAAGAGGTTTTAAATAATATTCGCGGGTGTCGAAATGTGATCACATGTTTTGGGGAAGAGATTACAAATGGTGTTAATGGTTTAATGGTGTATAATTTGCTTTTAGAGTATGGTTCTGGTGGAACCCTATCTGATTTAATCAGACGACAATCAAGTTTGCCTGAATTAGACGTTAAACGTCATACTAGGTCAATCCTAATTGGATTACGTCATATTCATAATTGTGGATATGTTCAttgtgatttaaaacccgaaaacatttTGCTTGTTGGTAATTCGGGTTATGATGGTAATAAGTTTACAGCTAAAATCGGGGATTTAGGGTTAGCGAAAAGAGTGAAACAGAGCAAGAAAAGTAAGATGACGTCACCTTTTTGTAGAGGTACACAAATGTATTTTTCACCTGAAGTTGTGATTGATGGTGTTCAAGAAGCTCCTTCTGATATTTGGGCAATTGGGTGTATTGTGCTTGAAATGTTAACCGGTAAACCGCCTTGGGATTCGAACGGTGACGATGTTTTGACTAAAATTAGTCAAAGTAACGAATCGCCTTTTGTCCCCGAGACGGTTTCGAATGAAGGAAGGAGTTTTTTAAAAGGTTGTTTTTCGAGGAAAGCGATGTATAGATGGACGGCTGAGATGCTTTTAGCTCATCCGTTTCTTGAAGGGATTGGTGATGATGATATAATAGATGATCAAAACGTTAAAGAACCGAGTGATGTTATTGATATAAACGCAATAACTTCTTCAATTATGTcagaaaacgatgatgatgatgagattagTTTATCTTCGTTTTCTGATGGGTTGATTTATTCATCAGAAAACGGGCTCGATTCTTGGTATCAAGAAGACGTTGATGGGATTGAACACGACGTAAGTTCTTGTTTTTCGGTAGAAGAAATTAGTAGCGCTGCGCCATTAAATGAAGTACATCAATATCCGATAAGTTTCACTATTTCTTCAGGAGTTTAG